In Aspergillus chevalieri M1 DNA, chromosome 7, nearly complete sequence, the sequence TGGGGAGTATATTGTACCTGGTCCAAATTGGTTATGGTCAATCGATGGTCACTGCAAACTAAATTTCTATGGCATTGAAATATATGCAGCTATTGATGCATATTCTCGATACATCACATGGATTTATATTGGCATTTCTGGCCGTACAGCTATCAGTATTCTGGTCCAATTCTTGACAACTCTCCAGAAGGAAGGTGTTCACCCACAGCGGATACGATCAGATCGAGGTACAGAAACACCATTGCTTGCAGCTGCTCAACATGCTTTTATGAAAAGACATGTTGCAGATATCTCTTTTAGAGACTGTTACTGGTATGGAACTAGTACTGCGAATCAAAGAATTGAGTCTTGGTGGGGGCAGTTAACAGGAGGGTTACTTTTCCGCTGGAGGGTGGGTTTGACTCTGATTGCTATattgattgcaaggttactGACTTGATTCATAATTGTAGGACTATTTCCAGAGATTGCATAGTGAACATTTGTTTGAACCTGACAATCTGGCTGACAAGATTGCTCTTCTTGCAATATATATTCCTATTCTCCGACAAGAGGTCCAGGCCTTTGCCCGAATGTGGAATATGCACACTATCCGAAAGCAGCCTAATCGACCAAATGCAGTCCATGGAAAGCCCATTATGCTTTATTTCTATCCACAAGATCCTTGTATTCAGAACTATGGATTGAAGCCTGATCCTCAGTTACTACAAGAACTGACAGATCAAACTGCAAGCTATGGTATGATGGTACACAAACTACCTTATTGCTAAATATACTGACTAAAAGAGTAGATTTGAATGAATACCTCCCATCAGAGACAAAGAACTGGTGTAATGAGAAGCTCACAGCTTTTGGTCACCGGTATACCAGAGTTGATGCTAGTGAATACTTTCCTGATGGATCAAGAGTACATTGCCAGGTATATTTAAGGCTTCGTGAGGCTTTAAATACACATATTACATCTGGGCTAGAGCCACACCTTTCATTATGTACAAAGCCAACAGGTGCATGGGATTGGAACTCTGAAATACAACAGGACATGACCATGATTAGAAGAGAACCAGATGATATTGATAATGTTGACATCACTGGGGATGGAAAAGACATAGCTGCAGATGATAATAACTTCATTGGGGATTTGGATAGTCAATTTTAAGGATTACAATTTCTGCAAAAGGCTAATTTTGTTGCAACCGTTGCCGAGTACGCCCAGCTGGAGCATCCAGATGAAGTTCCTCTGGCTCCTGTAtctccagtagctcctgttCCTCTGCATATACCCCATCTAGAGTGGTTTGGTCTTCAGCCTCAGTTGAATCATTAACATGTTCTGGCGATTCAGATTTCTTGCTGTTCCTGTTAAGAGCAACCCTAGGTTGTACATATCGTAGTGGTGTTgtttggcttgattgggGGGATACTTGGGAATGGTTTCGCTTCCGTTGATATGTTTGTCTGGGTTTTTGAGGCATAGATTGCTCCTTCTAAGTAGTGTTAGCATGAAGATAGTATTAATACATAGAGACCTATACCTTAATCTTAggacccttttcttccttaaCCTTTtgacccttttctttcttaatCTTCATTGATGTATCCTGAGTATCCTCTACATCAGACAACTCCTCTTCACAgccaagaaagagaaagatttTGTTTGCAGAAAAGCATTCAGTCAAGATATGAGGAACTGGCAATTTGATTGCATCTGTTGGTATAATCTGCGGCTGT encodes:
- a CDS encoding integrase catalytic domain-containing protein (COG:S;~EggNog:ENOG410QEHG;~InterPro:IPR012337), with the protein product MHCISRDRLFAAVKQLDPDGVYRRANDLQRHRGEYIVPGPNWLWSIDGHCKLNFYGIEIYAAIDAYSRYITWIYIGISGRTAISILVQFLTTLQKEGVHPQRIRSDRGTETPLLAAAQHAFMKRHVADISFRDCYWYGTSTANQRIESWWGQLTGGLLFRWRDYFQRLHSEHLFEPDNLADKIALLAIYIPILRQEVQAFARMWNMHTIRKQPNRPNAVHGKPIMLYFYPQDPCIQNYGLKPDPQLLQELTDQTASYGMMVHKLPYC